In a single window of the Oryctolagus cuniculus chromosome 9, mOryCun1.1, whole genome shotgun sequence genome:
- the GJB6 gene encoding gap junction beta-6 protein — protein sequence MDWGTLHAFIGGVNKHSTNIGKVWITVIFIFRVMILVVAAQEVWGDEQEDFVCNTLQPGCKNVCYDHFFPVSHIRLWALQLIFVSTPALLVAMHVAYYRHETARKFRRGEKRNEFKDLEDIKKQKVRIEGSLWWTYTSSIFFRIIFEASFMYVFYFLYNGYHLPWVLKCGIEPCPNLVDCFISRPTEKTVFTIFMISASVICMLLNVAELCYLLLKVCFRRSKRAQAQRNHPNYALKESKQNEMNELISDSGQNAITGFPS from the coding sequence ATGGACTGGGGGACCTTGCACGCTTTCATCGGGGGTGTAAACAAGCACTCCACCAACATCGGGAAGGTCTGGATCACAGTCATTTTCATTTTCCGTGTCATGATCCTCGTGGTGGCCGCGCAGGAAGTGTGGGGAGACGAACAGGAAGACTTCGTCTGCAACACCCTGCAGCCCGGCTGCAAGAACGTGTGCTACGACCACTTCTTCCCCGTGTCCCACATCCGgctctgggccctgcagctgATCTTCGTGTCCACGCCGGCGCTTCTGGTGGCCATGCACGTGGCCTACTACAGGCACGAAACCGCCCGCAAGTTCCGGCGGGGAGAGAAGAGGAACGAATTCAAAGACCTGGAGGACATCAAGAAGCAGAAGGTTCGGATCGAGGGCTCGCTCTGGTGGACGTACACCAGCAGCATCTTCTTCCGGATCATCTTCGAGGCCTCTTTCATGTACGTCTTTTACTTCCTCTACAACGGGTACCACCTGCCCTGGGTGCTGAAGTGCGGGATCGAGCCCTGCCCCAATCTTGTGGACTGCTTCATTTCCAGGCCAACAGAGAAAACCGTGTTTACCATTTTCATGATTTCTGCCTCTGTGATTTGCATGCTGCTGAACGTGGCCGAGTTGTGCTACCTGCTGCTAAAAGTGTGTTTTAGGAGATCCAAGAGAGCCCAGGCACAAAGAAATCACCCCAACTATGCCCTCAAGGAGAGCAAGCAGAATGAAATGAACGAGCTGATTTCAGATAGCGGTCAAAATGCCATCACAGGTTTTCCAAGTTAA